One Haliaeetus albicilla chromosome 11, bHalAlb1.1, whole genome shotgun sequence genomic window carries:
- the TSPAN15 gene encoding tetraspanin-15 isoform X2, whose protein sequence is MGFPACTALVIGALVLAVGIYAEVERQKYKTLESAFLAPAIILILLGIIMFLVSFVGVLASLRDNLCLLQAFMYILGICLLIELTGGVVALIFRNQTINFLNNNIRRGIENYYDDLDFKNIMDSVQKRFKCCGGEDYKDWSQNVYHNCAAPGPLACGVPYTCCVTNKTDIINTMCGYKTIDKERLSVQHVIYVRGCTNAVLIWFLDNYSIMAGVLLGILLPQFLGVLLSLLYITRVEDIITEHKLSERLFEEAQQRSAPEFAGAGCCMCYPG, encoded by the exons ATGGGATTTCCAGCCTGCACGGCATTG gtgATTGGAGCCCTTGTCCTCGCGGTTGGGATTTATGCAGAAGTTGAAAGACAAAAGTACAAAACTCTGGAAAGTGCCTTTCTAGCCCcagcaattattttaatacttttggGCATTATAATGTTCCTGGTATCTTTCGTGGGTGTACTGGCTTCTCTAAGAGACAATTTATGCCTTCTTCAAGCA ttcatGTACATTCTTGGTATCTGCTTGCTGATTGAGCTGACTGGTGGAGTGGTGGCCCTGATCTTCAGAAACCAG ACAATCAACTTTTTGAACAATAATATTAGAAGAGGAATTGAGAATTACTACGATGATTTAGACTTCAAGAACATCATGGATTCTGTTCAAAAGcgg tttaagtGCTGCGGTGGGGAAGATTATAAAGATTGGTCCCAAAATGTGTACCACAACTGTGCGGCGCCGGGACCGCTGGCCTGCGGGGTGCCCTACACTTGCTGTGTCACAAATAAG acagATATTATCAACACTATGTGCGGATACAAAACCATTGACAAAGAG CGCTTGAGTGTTCAGCATGTTATATATGTCCGAGGATGCACGAATGCAGTGCTTATTTGGTTTTTGGACAACTACAGCATCATGGCCGGTGTGCTGCTCGGCATATTGCTACCCCAG TTCTTGGGAGTGTTGTTATCCTTGCTTTACATAACTCGGGTGGAAGATATCATCACCGAGCACAAGCTGAGCGAAAGACTGTTTGAAGAAGCGCAGCAGAGATCTGCCCCCGAGTTTGCTGGAGCCGGCTGCTGCATGTGTTACCCGGGGTGA
- the TSPAN15 gene encoding tetraspanin-15 isoform X1 produces MAAGDAEQVRYCGRFSYLCLKLTLITYSTTFWVIGALVLAVGIYAEVERQKYKTLESAFLAPAIILILLGIIMFLVSFVGVLASLRDNLCLLQAFMYILGICLLIELTGGVVALIFRNQTINFLNNNIRRGIENYYDDLDFKNIMDSVQKRFKCCGGEDYKDWSQNVYHNCAAPGPLACGVPYTCCVTNKTDIINTMCGYKTIDKERLSVQHVIYVRGCTNAVLIWFLDNYSIMAGVLLGILLPQFLGVLLSLLYITRVEDIITEHKLSERLFEEAQQRSAPEFAGAGCCMCYPG; encoded by the exons ATGGCGGCGGGGGACGCGGAGCAAGTGCGGTACTGCGGGCGGTTCTCCTACCTCTGCCTCAAGCTCACCCTCATCACCTACTCCACCACCTTCTGG gtgATTGGAGCCCTTGTCCTCGCGGTTGGGATTTATGCAGAAGTTGAAAGACAAAAGTACAAAACTCTGGAAAGTGCCTTTCTAGCCCcagcaattattttaatacttttggGCATTATAATGTTCCTGGTATCTTTCGTGGGTGTACTGGCTTCTCTAAGAGACAATTTATGCCTTCTTCAAGCA ttcatGTACATTCTTGGTATCTGCTTGCTGATTGAGCTGACTGGTGGAGTGGTGGCCCTGATCTTCAGAAACCAG ACAATCAACTTTTTGAACAATAATATTAGAAGAGGAATTGAGAATTACTACGATGATTTAGACTTCAAGAACATCATGGATTCTGTTCAAAAGcgg tttaagtGCTGCGGTGGGGAAGATTATAAAGATTGGTCCCAAAATGTGTACCACAACTGTGCGGCGCCGGGACCGCTGGCCTGCGGGGTGCCCTACACTTGCTGTGTCACAAATAAG acagATATTATCAACACTATGTGCGGATACAAAACCATTGACAAAGAG CGCTTGAGTGTTCAGCATGTTATATATGTCCGAGGATGCACGAATGCAGTGCTTATTTGGTTTTTGGACAACTACAGCATCATGGCCGGTGTGCTGCTCGGCATATTGCTACCCCAG TTCTTGGGAGTGTTGTTATCCTTGCTTTACATAACTCGGGTGGAAGATATCATCACCGAGCACAAGCTGAGCGAAAGACTGTTTGAAGAAGCGCAGCAGAGATCTGCCCCCGAGTTTGCTGGAGCCGGCTGCTGCATGTGTTACCCGGGGTGA
- the NEUROG3 gene encoding LOW QUALITY PROTEIN: neurogenin-3 (The sequence of the model RefSeq protein was modified relative to this genomic sequence to represent the inferred CDS: inserted 2 bases in 1 codon): MAPQSDRSPGEGQPYFGGSEDAPSAPGGGGSAGSRPPSPARSALAPREAAVRRKGKARRGRGKARSEGLLSKQKRSRRMKANDRERNRMHHLNSALDALRSVLPTFPDDAKLTKIETLRFAHNYIWALTQSLRLAEQGLPEPTPPPPPPPPPXPAAAGAAAAAPGPWDSPCPAAPPPAALRRGPAAFPAFL, translated from the exons ATGGCCCCGCAGAGCGACCGCTCGCCGGGAGAAGGGCAACCCTATTTCGGAGGCTCCGAGGACGCTCCCTCCGCGCCCGGGGGCGGTGGCTCGGCGGGCAGCCGGCCCCCCTCGCCGGCCCGCAGCGCCCTGGCCCCGCGGGAGGCGGCGGTCcgcaggaaggggaaggcgcGGCGGGGTCGCGGGAAGGCGCGGAGCGAAGGGCTGCTCAGCAAGCAGAAGAGAAGCCGGCGCATGAAGGCCAACGACCGGGAGAGGAACCGCATGCACCACCTCAACTCCGCCCTGGACGCGCTCCGCAGCGTCCTGCCCACCTTCCCCGACGACGCCAAGCTCACCAAAATCGAGACGCTCCGCTTCGCCCACAACTACATCTGGGCTCTCACCCAGAGCCTCCGCCTGGCCGAGCAGGGGCTGCCCGAGCccaccccgccgccgccaccgcctcccccccc ccccgccgccgccggagccgccgccgccgcccccgggcccTGGGACTCGCCCtgtcccgccgccccgccgcccgccgccctccgccgcggccccgccgccttCCCCGCCTTCCTCTGA